A genome region from Chelonia mydas isolate rCheMyd1 chromosome 24, rCheMyd1.pri.v2, whole genome shotgun sequence includes the following:
- the PAQR6 gene encoding membrane progestin receptor delta isoform X2, translating to MSGYRHPKSSALDCILSSFQMTNETVNIWTHFLPTWYFVWRFLVLSSSLDFCRDAYNWPFLVYMLLVCLYPFTSSCAHTFSTMSTHARHICYFFDYGALSLYSLGCAFTYGAYAMPDRWVNSTLHHYFVPMAAFNSFICTSLSCYSRFPELECPRLSKVLRTTAFVYPFVYDNIPLFYRLLFCFGDGCTWNDATAGYFYHLLFALLTGFLFASHLPERLAPGRFDYIGHSHQLFHICAVVGTHFQLEAVLSDVRSRQAWLSTRAPAPAFSATFGTVSLALLGNLLIIGGFTVALLRWPGGSSILQSTVPEAGRPKEQ from the exons ATGTCAGGCTACCGCCATCCAAAGAGCTCTGCCTTGGACTGCATCCTGAGCTCCTTCCAAATGACCAACGAGACTGTCAATATCTGGACCCACTTCCTCCCAACCTG GTATTTCGTGTGGCGGTTCCTGGtgctctcctcctccctggaTTTCTGCAGAGACGCCTACAACTGGCCTTTCCTCGTCTACATGTTGCTGGTCTGCCTGTACCCCTTCACCTCCAGCTGTGCCCACACCTTCAGCACCATGTCCACCCACGCCCGCCACATTTGCTACTTCTTTGACTATGGAGCCCTTAGCCTCTACAGCCTGG GCTGTGCTTTCACATATGGAGCCTATGCGATGCCAGACCGTTGGGTTAACAGCACTTTACACCATTACTTTGTACCAATGGCTGCTTTTAACTCATTTATCTGCACCAGTCTGTCTTGTTACTCCCG TTTCCCGGAATTGGAGTGTCCCCGGCTGAGCAAGGTTTTACGGACAACGGCCTTTGTGTATCCCTTTGTCTATGACAATATCCCGCTGTTTTATAGG CTTCTGTTCTGCTTTGGGGATGGCTGCACCTGGAATGATGCCACCGCGGGTTACTTCTACCACCTTCTCTTTGCCCTGCTCACCGGCTTCCTCTTTGCCTCCCACCTGCCGGAACGCCTGGCGCCCGGGCGCTTCGACTATATTG GGCACAGCCACCAGCTGTTCCACATCTGCGCGGTGGTGGGCACTCACTTCCAGCTGGAGGCCGTCCTGTCAGACGTGCGCTCACGGCAGGCCTGGCTGAGCACCCGGGCCCCGGCACCCGCCTTCTCCGCCACCTTCGGCACCGTCAGCCTGGCCCTGCTGGGGAACCTGCTCATCATCGGGGGTTTCACCGTGGCCCTGCTACGCTGGCCGGGCGGCTCCTCCATCCTGCAGAGCACCGTGCCCGAGGCAGGCCGCCCCAAGGAGCAGTGA
- the PAQR6 gene encoding membrane progestin receptor delta isoform X1 has translation MLTIKLPQIFRVHQVPRIFWEDGIMSGYRHPKSSALDCILSSFQMTNETVNIWTHFLPTWYFVWRFLVLSSSLDFCRDAYNWPFLVYMLLVCLYPFTSSCAHTFSTMSTHARHICYFFDYGALSLYSLGCAFTYGAYAMPDRWVNSTLHHYFVPMAAFNSFICTSLSCYSRFPELECPRLSKVLRTTAFVYPFVYDNIPLFYRLLFCFGDGCTWNDATAGYFYHLLFALLTGFLFASHLPERLAPGRFDYIGHSHQLFHICAVVGTHFQLEAVLSDVRSRQAWLSTRAPAPAFSATFGTVSLALLGNLLIIGGFTVALLRWPGGSSILQSTVPEAGRPKEQ, from the exons ATGCTGACGATAAAGTTGCCTCAGATATTCAGGGTTCACCAAGTACCTCGT ATCTTCTGGGAGGATGGCATCATGTCAGGCTACCGCCATCCAAAGAGCTCTGCCTTGGACTGCATCCTGAGCTCCTTCCAAATGACCAACGAGACTGTCAATATCTGGACCCACTTCCTCCCAACCTG GTATTTCGTGTGGCGGTTCCTGGtgctctcctcctccctggaTTTCTGCAGAGACGCCTACAACTGGCCTTTCCTCGTCTACATGTTGCTGGTCTGCCTGTACCCCTTCACCTCCAGCTGTGCCCACACCTTCAGCACCATGTCCACCCACGCCCGCCACATTTGCTACTTCTTTGACTATGGAGCCCTTAGCCTCTACAGCCTGG GCTGTGCTTTCACATATGGAGCCTATGCGATGCCAGACCGTTGGGTTAACAGCACTTTACACCATTACTTTGTACCAATGGCTGCTTTTAACTCATTTATCTGCACCAGTCTGTCTTGTTACTCCCG TTTCCCGGAATTGGAGTGTCCCCGGCTGAGCAAGGTTTTACGGACAACGGCCTTTGTGTATCCCTTTGTCTATGACAATATCCCGCTGTTTTATAGG CTTCTGTTCTGCTTTGGGGATGGCTGCACCTGGAATGATGCCACCGCGGGTTACTTCTACCACCTTCTCTTTGCCCTGCTCACCGGCTTCCTCTTTGCCTCCCACCTGCCGGAACGCCTGGCGCCCGGGCGCTTCGACTATATTG GGCACAGCCACCAGCTGTTCCACATCTGCGCGGTGGTGGGCACTCACTTCCAGCTGGAGGCCGTCCTGTCAGACGTGCGCTCACGGCAGGCCTGGCTGAGCACCCGGGCCCCGGCACCCGCCTTCTCCGCCACCTTCGGCACCGTCAGCCTGGCCCTGCTGGGGAACCTGCTCATCATCGGGGGTTTCACCGTGGCCCTGCTACGCTGGCCGGGCGGCTCCTCCATCCTGCAGAGCACCGTGCCCGAGGCAGGCCGCCCCAAGGAGCAGTGA